The Planctomicrobium piriforme genome includes the window CCGACACTGACTCGCAGACGCTGTACGAGAGCATAGTCGACGCGCAACGGAATCTGATTCTCTCTGGCGTGCGGAAGAGATCGAGGAAGTGGCCGCCGACAAGGGCTATCACAAGAACGAGACCCTCGCGCAGGCCGCGGCCTGCGGGATGAGGACGTACATCCCCGAACCGAATTCGCCGTACGACTGCGTCTGGACCGACAAGCCGGAAGAGGTGGAGAGAGCGGTCGTCAATAACCGCCGCCGGAAGGGGAAAGACCGAAACTCGGCGGGCATGGCCTTCCATTGGCAACCGGTCCGCAAGACGTACGGAACTCCCAGCGCGACGTTTTGAAGCGGCAGGCGTGGACGACCGCTGTAAAAACTGGTTTTATAATTCGGGGGCAGCGGTTGAATGCGTTCCCAGAACGCCTCGGGAAGCTGGTGAAACGTTGACGAGCATCTGACCGGCATGAAGCACCTCCGTGCGAAGTTGAGATCCGTGAGTTCCCGCATTCGCACGAACAATGCCAATCAGATCCAGGCAGTATTCGGATAGGCTCTGTGTCTTGCAGTACTTTAAGTTCGCAGCCAGTTAAAAGACCAGGGAGCAGCACTTTTCGCCGCTACAAGGCAATCCTGGTGTTTAAACATGTCGCCGAATGCGGATCTTCAGGCGTGTTGCGATCTGAACAACAATGCGTGCCGCGCGAACTGTTTCGGCGATCGTTCGCGGCTGTCGGCTTCGTATTGGTCCCAAAACGCTGGATGTCAGAACATACTATCGGAAGGTCGTCGTTGGCATGTTCAATGGTTACAGACGCCGCCTTCCAT containing:
- a CDS encoding transposase, whose amino-acid sequence is MRELTDLNFARRCFMPVRCSSTFHQLPEAFWERIQPLPPNYKTSFYSGRPRLPLQNVALGVPYVLRTGCQWKAMPAEFRSFPFRRRLLTTALSTSSGLSVQTQSYGEFGSGMYVLIPQAAACARVSFL